One Phocaeicola dorei genomic region harbors:
- a CDS encoding helix-turn-helix transcriptional regulator, producing the protein MSNLNRIKVVLVEQKKTGKWLADQLGKSTCTVSKWCQNTTQPDLLTLEQIAQLLEVDIRDLLVGTKLTTTSKY; encoded by the coding sequence ATGAGCAACCTTAATAGAATTAAAGTAGTTCTGGTAGAACAAAAAAAAACAGGTAAATGGTTGGCAGATCAGTTAGGAAAGTCTACGTGCACAGTAAGTAAGTGGTGTCAGAATACTACTCAACCAGATTTACTGACATTGGAACAAATTGCACAACTTTTAGAGGTTGATATTAGAGACCTGCTTGTTGGTACAAAACTAACAACCACATCAAAATATTGA
- a CDS encoding DNA cytosine methyltransferase produces MNQNKNYKFIDLFAGAGGLSEGFIRAGFEPIAHIEMDHYACDTLKTRAAYHYLKANNKLSIYEQYLRTKKEKTDGAWLWNQVPKEVIDTVIQEAIGKETIDGIFKKVDRLCKGQKVDIIIGGPPCQAYSIAGRARLGKKIEDDPRNDLYKFYVEFLKRYSPEMFVFENVLGIKTAKKGEPFRDLQRLVNDLGYKMEPVEQIASEHGVLQKRHRIIIVGWKINRSGSDIPTTYNYPTLEKGDMPYSIMKDLFCDLPERKAGEGELCGIVEYTKPLEEMEYLRKTAIRGVLNFTTQHIARPTNDNDREIYRQAVLMWKTGKRLNYAKLDPALQKHKNKESFCNRFCVVDPNGVCHTVVAHIAMDGHYYIYPNETPTLENVRSITIREAARIQSFPDDFFFEGSRSAAFKQIGNAVPVVLAEKIGLKIKKLLKNEDRLR; encoded by the coding sequence ATGAATCAAAATAAGAATTATAAGTTTATAGATTTATTTGCTGGAGCTGGTGGCTTGTCTGAAGGTTTTATTAGAGCTGGCTTTGAACCGATAGCTCATATAGAAATGGATCATTATGCATGTGATACCTTAAAAACACGTGCTGCGTACCATTACTTAAAAGCAAATAATAAACTATCAATATATGAACAATATTTAAGGACAAAGAAAGAAAAAACTGATGGCGCTTGGTTGTGGAATCAAGTGCCAAAAGAAGTTATTGACACAGTTATTCAAGAAGCAATAGGTAAAGAAACTATTGATGGGATTTTTAAAAAAGTTGATAGACTGTGCAAAGGCCAAAAGGTCGATATTATAATTGGAGGTCCCCCTTGTCAAGCATATTCGATTGCCGGACGAGCTAGACTAGGAAAAAAAATTGAAGATGATCCACGAAATGATTTATATAAATTTTATGTGGAATTTCTGAAGCGATACAGTCCGGAAATGTTTGTTTTTGAAAATGTTCTTGGAATTAAAACAGCCAAAAAAGGTGAACCGTTCAGAGACTTACAGAGACTGGTCAATGACCTTGGATATAAAATGGAACCGGTTGAACAAATTGCGTCTGAGCATGGTGTCTTACAAAAAAGACATAGGATTATCATTGTTGGTTGGAAAATAAATCGTTCAGGAAGCGATATTCCTACAACTTATAACTATCCAACCCTTGAAAAAGGAGATATGCCATATTCTATAATGAAGGATTTGTTTTGTGATCTTCCTGAAAGAAAAGCTGGAGAAGGTGAATTATGTGGTATTGTTGAATATACAAAACCCTTGGAGGAAATGGAGTATCTTAGGAAAACAGCAATAAGAGGTGTTCTTAATTTTACGACTCAACATATTGCAAGACCAACAAATGATAATGATAGGGAAATATATAGGCAAGCTGTATTGATGTGGAAAACAGGTAAAAGGCTTAATTATGCAAAACTCGATCCAGCCTTACAAAAACATAAAAATAAAGAATCTTTTTGTAATCGTTTTTGTGTCGTTGATCCCAATGGAGTTTGTCATACCGTTGTGGCTCACATTGCGATGGATGGACATTACTATATATATCCCAACGAAACTCCTACTTTAGAGAATGTTCGTTCAATAACAATAAGAGAAGCAGCTAGAATACAATCGTTTCCTGATGATTTCTTCTTTGAGGGAAGCCGAAGTGCAGCTTTTAAGCAAATAGGAAATGCTGTACCTGTTGTATTAGCAGAAAAAATTGGCCTGAAAATAAAAAAGTTATTGAAAAATGAGGATAGATTACGATAG
- a CDS encoding Z1 domain-containing protein, producing the protein MEELYNKALNICRLFIGAIPVVTDEQINTAIEQVSFMPDFKMLDKHILKKKLLAHYGVRIQDFQILEGNDRRLPWLKEFKANKISNWNFWTRYKLYLSEQKGYAPAVINQLDEITDRILDNLFNPQQVNISIDKKGLVVGQVQSGKTANYTGLICKAADAGFNFIIVLAGIHNNLRSQTQSRIDEGFLGFDTQYERAYSINSTTKIGVGLIPGFDSAIANSYTTSIDKGDFNSRAANTAGFNFNAPQPIILVVKKNASVLKRLYKWLCAQTSGKKQISNKSLLLIDDEADNASINTKKDKDTDPTAINDNIRKIIQLFNRSAYVGYTATPFANIFIAQDETDLFPRDFIINLPAPDNYIGPNKVFGTYSETSEEEDDVLPIVIPIDDYKAFIPDGHKKDDKKPTKSDIPESLKLAIKCFILTCAIRRARGQENKHNSMLIHVSRYQVWQNEIRDIVNEQFRYYKQEIEANDPAVLAEFRALLEGNVNGCPSYKQITEKIKGSPSLSKIDQDLTVHKWDEIKPLLYQAVQKIEVKSINGSSGDVVDYQLNSKTGISVIAIGGDKLSRGLTLEGLSVSYFLRASKMYDTLMQMGRWFGYRPSYVDLCRLFTSSELNEWYRHIAVASSELLDEFDYLAESRSTPETYGLRVRTHPGCLQITALNKMRNSHEIQVSWAERLIETYQLPLNEDLKNKNLVETDNFLSKLGKPLIKNENYLWTNVSPVDVCEYFSNFSVAEGLRKVNMELICEYIQELVSKGELTKWSVVLMNKTTRSNARETIKKHTFCGSYSVSCFNRSRAVDSSNYKTYFIRKNHIVGNPSDELIDLDDDLLNEALKETIELNKKKGIEWKHTYPQPIVVRSKFRPINQPLLIIYPLNPEYANVKDENGNIVPGTTIFTAEDDPFVGFAISFPHTNTNCAVSYKVNMVAEYADIEDNFDNENDNTYGD; encoded by the coding sequence ATGGAAGAATTATATAATAAAGCCTTAAATATTTGCCGTTTATTCATTGGTGCAATACCTGTTGTAACTGATGAACAGATTAATACCGCTATAGAGCAAGTCTCTTTTATGCCAGATTTTAAAATGTTGGATAAACACATATTAAAAAAGAAACTACTTGCCCATTATGGTGTAAGAATTCAAGATTTTCAAATATTGGAAGGAAACGACAGACGTTTACCTTGGCTTAAAGAATTTAAAGCAAATAAAATATCTAATTGGAACTTTTGGACAAGATACAAGTTATATCTTTCAGAGCAGAAAGGGTATGCTCCGGCAGTTATAAATCAATTAGATGAAATCACTGATAGAATATTAGATAACTTGTTTAATCCTCAACAAGTTAATATCTCAATAGATAAAAAAGGGCTTGTTGTAGGGCAAGTGCAGTCAGGGAAGACAGCAAATTATACAGGTTTGATTTGTAAAGCTGCTGATGCAGGTTTTAATTTTATCATCGTATTAGCAGGTATTCATAATAATCTAAGAAGTCAGACACAAAGTCGAATTGATGAAGGATTTTTAGGTTTTGATACACAATACGAGCGAGCATACTCAATAAACTCAACAACTAAGATAGGTGTTGGTCTTATTCCTGGATTTGATTCAGCAATTGCAAATTCATATACGACAAGTATTGATAAAGGAGACTTTAATAGTAGGGCTGCAAATACGGCTGGATTTAATTTTAATGCACCACAGCCTATTATCTTGGTTGTGAAAAAAAATGCATCTGTACTTAAACGTCTTTATAAATGGCTTTGTGCACAAACTTCTGGTAAGAAACAAATATCAAATAAATCTCTTTTGTTAATTGATGATGAAGCTGATAATGCGTCCATTAATACAAAAAAAGATAAGGATACAGATCCAACCGCCATAAATGATAATATTCGTAAGATTATACAACTGTTCAATCGCTCTGCATATGTAGGATATACAGCAACTCCATTTGCGAATATATTTATAGCACAGGACGAAACAGACTTATTTCCAAGGGACTTTATAATAAATTTGCCAGCTCCAGATAATTATATTGGGCCAAATAAGGTTTTTGGCACATATTCTGAAACTTCTGAAGAAGAGGATGATGTATTGCCTATTGTCATTCCTATTGATGATTATAAGGCTTTTATACCTGATGGACATAAAAAGGATGATAAAAAACCAACAAAAAGTGATATTCCTGAGTCTTTGAAGCTTGCTATTAAATGTTTTATTTTAACATGCGCAATTAGAAGAGCCAGAGGACAGGAGAACAAGCATAATTCCATGCTAATACATGTGTCAAGATATCAGGTTTGGCAAAATGAAATTCGGGATATTGTGAACGAACAGTTCAGGTACTATAAACAAGAAATAGAAGCTAATGATCCCGCTGTTTTAGCCGAGTTTCGGGCTTTATTAGAAGGAAATGTAAACGGGTGTCCATCGTATAAACAGATAACAGAAAAAATTAAGGGGTCTCCTTCTCTTTCAAAGATTGATCAGGACTTAACAGTTCATAAATGGGATGAAATAAAGCCATTATTATACCAAGCAGTTCAAAAAATTGAAGTAAAATCTATTAATGGTTCCTCTGGTGATGTTGTTGACTACCAATTAAATTCTAAAACCGGTATTTCAGTTATTGCAATTGGTGGAGATAAGTTATCTAGAGGCTTAACGTTAGAAGGTTTATCGGTAAGTTATTTTCTAAGAGCTTCGAAGATGTATGATACTCTTATGCAGATGGGAAGATGGTTTGGTTATCGTCCTAGCTATGTTGATTTGTGCCGTTTGTTTACTAGTAGCGAACTTAATGAATGGTATAGGCATATTGCTGTAGCTTCATCTGAGCTACTTGATGAATTTGATTATTTAGCGGAATCAAGAAGTACTCCAGAAACTTATGGTTTAAGAGTTCGTACTCATCCAGGTTGTCTTCAAATTACTGCTCTAAATAAAATGCGTAATTCACATGAAATTCAGGTATCATGGGCTGAAAGACTTATTGAAACATATCAGTTACCACTGAATGAGGATTTAAAGAATAAGAATCTTGTTGAAACAGATAATTTTCTCAGTAAGTTAGGTAAGCCTTTAATAAAAAACGAGAATTATCTGTGGACTAATGTTTCTCCGGTTGATGTCTGTGAGTATTTCAGTAATTTCAGTGTAGCTGAGGGACTTAGAAAAGTCAACATGGAGTTAATTTGTGAATATATTCAAGAATTAGTATCTAAAGGAGAACTTACAAAGTGGAGCGTTGTATTAATGAATAAGACAACACGGTCGAATGCTAGAGAAACTATAAAGAAGCATACTTTTTGTGGCTCTTATTCTGTATCATGTTTTAATCGTAGCCGTGCTGTAGATTCCAGCAATTATAAAACATACTTCATAAGAAAGAATCATATTGTCGGAAATCCTAGCGATGAATTAATAGATCTTGATGATGATTTATTAAATGAAGCTTTAAAAGAAACAATCGAACTTAATAAAAAGAAAGGGATTGAATGGAAACACACATATCCACAGCCAATAGTTGTTAGGTCGAAGTTTAGACCAATAAATCAACCGTTACTAATTATTTACCCACTTAATCCTGAATATGCAAATGTTAAGGATGAAAATGGTAATATTGTGCCAGGTACAACTATATTTACAGCGGAAGATGATCCTTTTGTCGGATTTGCCATTTCATTCCCTCACACCAATACAAATTGTGCAGTTTCATACAAGGTAAATATGGTGGCAGAGTATGCTGACATTGAAGATAATTTTGATAATGAAAACGACAACACATATGGCGACTAA
- a CDS encoding PD-(D/E)XK motif protein, whose protein sequence is MKTTTHMATNIPIQVIWNSLKSNKTYGLVKQLYNSNLSANIYAIYKYPENLHGISVSFNRNIKLDISSFSGLKELDISIINDASLPQNQMLCIQLIDSGNLFVFATLCEDLISSIGNISDEKILVRSILCQLEKWRNLFECSRKKELSESEQLGLFGELTFLQYMLQVLPTRQLDVLHTWMGVEKSNKDFQGNEWAVEVKSSISRKNKVTINGETQLDSNIFKHLILCHYSIERNNANGLTLPQLIDGIENLLKYDQMILNYFRARLMLAGYMPEDRTKYELRHYNIKKRDFYSVTSDFPRIVQDDLRKGVHDVTYTIMLDVCGSFLISENKLLQIIKQL, encoded by the coding sequence ATGAAAACGACAACACATATGGCGACTAATATACCAATACAAGTAATATGGAATAGTCTGAAGTCAAATAAGACTTATGGTTTGGTCAAGCAATTGTATAACAGTAATTTAAGTGCAAATATATATGCAATATATAAGTATCCTGAAAATCTTCATGGTATAAGTGTGTCATTTAATCGTAATATAAAATTAGATATATCTTCATTTTCAGGACTAAAGGAGTTGGATATTTCAATAATAAATGATGCCTCATTACCACAGAATCAGATGTTATGCATACAGTTAATAGATTCAGGTAATTTGTTTGTTTTTGCTACCTTATGCGAAGATTTGATCTCATCTATTGGTAATATATCTGACGAAAAAATTTTAGTTAGGTCAATTCTTTGTCAATTAGAAAAATGGCGAAATCTTTTTGAATGTTCAAGAAAGAAAGAATTGTCAGAGAGTGAACAATTAGGACTTTTTGGAGAATTGACATTCTTGCAATATATGTTACAGGTTTTACCCACAAGACAGTTAGATGTTTTGCATACATGGATGGGAGTTGAGAAATCAAATAAAGATTTTCAGGGGAATGAGTGGGCAGTAGAAGTAAAGTCATCCATAAGCAGGAAAAATAAGGTGACGATAAATGGGGAAACTCAGTTGGATAGTAATATTTTTAAACACCTGATATTGTGCCATTATTCTATTGAGAGAAATAATGCCAATGGCTTAACATTACCTCAATTAATTGATGGAATTGAGAACTTGCTAAAATATGATCAAATGATTCTTAACTATTTTCGGGCAAGATTAATGTTGGCCGGGTATATGCCGGAAGACAGGACTAAATATGAATTAAGACACTATAATATAAAGAAAAGGGATTTTTATAGTGTGACATCAGATTTCCCAAGAATCGTTCAAGATGATTTAAGAAAGGGAGTACATGATGTAACATATACAATAATGCTTGATGTATGTGGGTCTTTTTTAATATCTGAAAATAAATTATTACAAATAATAAAGCAACTATGA
- a CDS encoding ATP-binding protein, translated as MRIDYDSLRTANAIPCAASMIETFRAIGYNIETAVADIIDNSISANAKNVWVTRHWHGDKSFITIKDDGCGMNSQEIIDAMRPGSHSPLEERSKTDLGRFGLGLKTASFSQCRKLTVLSKKSGYHSAYWTWDLDYVAQTNEWTLLQWIPEYLDESVDDIEHGTLVIWSDLDKVVRKGTSENDINAKEKFSNSLDRVRQHIAMTFHRFLEEKSLKIFWCGHEIDPWNPFCISESKTQSRPTEGIVGGIKLKGYVLPHKSAFSSEKAYNVAEGINGWPAQQGFYVYRGKRLLLAGDWLGLFRKEEHYKLVRIQVDIPNTLDSEWQIDIKKSKAYPPIQCQNQLEAYAKDVRKIGCEVYRHRGKILKQRAGQSFQPLWNEKRKDNKWSFVINRDNAMIQQLKDMAHTDSDKAFNYLLRLIEETIPVKTIYINEAKGEESHKEPFEGSDTSVVKDMITRMYQNLMASNMTSEQAKAYIMTIEPLNSFEELIEQL; from the coding sequence ATGAGGATAGATTACGATAGTCTTAGAACTGCGAATGCAATACCATGTGCCGCTTCAATGATTGAAACATTTAGAGCAATAGGGTACAATATCGAAACTGCAGTAGCAGATATTATAGATAATTCAATATCTGCAAATGCGAAAAATGTGTGGGTCACAAGACATTGGCATGGAGATAAATCTTTCATAACAATTAAAGATGATGGATGCGGCATGAATAGTCAAGAAATAATTGATGCAATGCGTCCTGGAAGCCATAGCCCATTAGAAGAACGCTCTAAAACAGATCTTGGTAGATTTGGATTAGGTCTGAAAACAGCATCATTTTCACAATGTAGAAAATTAACTGTCCTTAGTAAAAAATCCGGATACCATAGTGCATACTGGACTTGGGACTTGGATTATGTAGCACAAACCAATGAATGGACTCTTTTACAATGGATTCCTGAATATTTGGACGAATCTGTAGATGATATTGAACATGGAACTCTTGTAATATGGTCAGATTTAGATAAAGTCGTTAGAAAAGGAACTTCCGAAAATGATATAAATGCAAAGGAAAAGTTTTCCAATTCTTTAGACCGTGTCCGTCAACATATTGCAATGACCTTTCACAGATTTCTTGAAGAAAAATCTTTAAAGATATTTTGGTGTGGTCATGAAATAGATCCTTGGAATCCCTTTTGTATAAGTGAATCTAAAACTCAGTCAAGACCTACAGAAGGAATCGTTGGAGGTATTAAATTGAAGGGATATGTATTGCCACATAAAAGTGCCTTTTCTTCAGAGAAGGCTTATAATGTGGCAGAAGGCATTAACGGCTGGCCAGCTCAACAAGGATTTTATGTATATAGAGGGAAACGTTTATTGTTAGCTGGGGATTGGCTTGGACTATTCAGAAAAGAAGAGCATTATAAATTAGTCCGCATTCAGGTAGATATTCCTAATACATTAGATAGTGAATGGCAGATTGATATTAAAAAATCAAAGGCGTATCCTCCTATACAATGCCAGAATCAACTTGAAGCATATGCAAAGGATGTGAGGAAAATAGGATGTGAGGTTTATCGTCATAGAGGAAAGATACTGAAACAACGTGCAGGTCAAAGTTTTCAGCCGCTGTGGAATGAGAAAAGGAAAGACAATAAATGGTCTTTTGTTATAAATCGAGATAATGCTATGATTCAGCAATTAAAAGATATGGCTCACACAGATTCCGATAAAGCCTTTAATTATTTATTACGTCTTATAGAGGAAACTATACCTGTTAAGACAATTTATATCAACGAAGCTAAAGGTGAAGAATCTCATAAAGAACCATTTGAAGGTTCAGATACTTCTGTAGTGAAAGATATGATTACAAGAATGTATCAGAATCTAATGGCTTCCAATATGACTTCAGAACAAGCTAAAGCATATATAATGACTATTGAGCCATTAAATTCATTTGAAGAACTCATTGAACAATTGTGA